Below is a window of Thermus caldifontis DNA.
CAAAACCGCCCTCTCGCCAACGACTTCCTCAGGCAAACGCAACCGCAGGCTCACCTTCTCCTCCTACCCGTCAGGGCCAGGGCCACCACTCCCAGGGCGGCCAGGCCCATGGCCCCAGCGCCTATGCCCACCCCCGCCACGGCGATGCCCCGTGCAGGGGCCGGCACCAGCTCCACGGCCTCCTTCAATTCGGCAATAATGCGCCACACCAGGTAGAGGACCGCCGCCACCGCTGCAGCCGTCAGCACAAGCGGCAAAACAGCCGGGTACACGTACTCCTCTGTGCCCCCGTACCAGACCATGGGCTGGGGGCAGCGCGTGGACCCGCACCCCCCGCCCCCGTAGGCAGGGGATGGAGCCGCCGCGGCCTGAGGGGTTTCCACCACCTGCAGGCGGATGACTAGATCACTGCCCCTTTTTCCCCAGTCCAGGACCCGAACTCCCTGGCCGTACCTCTGTTGCAGGGCCCGCTCCAGCGTGGACCGGGTGACGCGGGAAATGTCGCCGCCTTTATGAGCCAGGACGATCTCATAGAGTTTTCCCGGCTGAAATGGCTCATTTGCATCCACGGGTACCCGCTGGAAGCTCACACCCTTATGCTGGTGCGTGCGTCCTGGTCCAAAAAGGCCGCCCCACATCTCCAAGACGGAGATGCGGGAGGGAGGAGCGTCTCGGAGAAATCAGCGCTTGACGAGGCGCCGGATGATCTCCACCAGGGCCACCAGTTTGCCCACGGTCCCCTGCCCTACCCCGGGGAGGGCCTCCAGGTCCCGCACATCCCAGTTGTGGATGTTGCGGATATCGCCATTGAGGGCTTCAGAAATGGACTCGGCGGCCCGCCGGTTCCCCAGGAGGGAGTAAAGGAGT
It encodes the following:
- a CDS encoding helix-hairpin-helix domain-containing protein yields the protein MMLKKGRPSKRLMELATRKRDPIRPEAMSLAELLYSLLGNRRAAESISEALNGDIRNIHNWDVRDLEALPGVGQGTVGKLVALVEIIRRLVKR